In Desulfuromonas sp. KJ2020, a single window of DNA contains:
- the ilvB gene encoding biosynthetic-type acetolactate synthase large subunit, with the protein MKKTGSQILLECLQLEGVDTVFGYPGGTVINIYDDLMGSPIRHILTRHEQAAVHAADGYARATGKVGVAIATSGPGATNTITGIATAYMDSIPMVIITGQVPTALIGNDAFQEADMVGITRPVTKHNYLVKDIKDLARIIKEAFYIARTGRPGPVLVDLPKDVQIATAKFAYPETVELRGYKPTYSGNTRQIEKAVKMILSAKKPVVYVGGGVTLSNSSHELKDFAEALQAPVTTTLMGMASFPKKHPLSLGMLGMHGTYYANMAVTNSDLLVAIGARFDDRVTGKIATFAPHAKIIHIDIDPTSIKKNVRVDLPIVGDVQDVLQKMIAKLAEHGDEVKVHIDETSTWRQEIDGWKKQHPMSYKNSKSVIKPQFVIEKIRELTRDDAIITTEVGQHQMWTAQFFDFTQPRTFLSSGGLGTMGFGLPSALGAQAAFPDRQVIDISGDGSFQMNSQELATLVQYRLPVKIVILNNNFLGMVRQWQQLFFDRRYSQTCMELPIDFVKLAEAYGATGLSTSKPEEVESVIQKALETPGPVIMEFKIAREENVLPMVPAGAGLNEMVLAS; encoded by the coding sequence GTGAAAAAGACCGGATCACAGATTCTTTTGGAATGTCTGCAGCTTGAAGGGGTTGACACGGTGTTTGGCTACCCCGGAGGTACTGTTATCAACATTTATGACGATCTGATGGGTTCCCCCATTCGTCATATTCTTACCCGACATGAGCAGGCTGCCGTTCACGCTGCCGACGGTTACGCCAGAGCCACAGGTAAAGTCGGTGTCGCCATTGCGACCAGCGGACCGGGAGCGACCAATACCATTACCGGCATCGCGACGGCCTACATGGATTCCATTCCCATGGTCATCATCACCGGTCAGGTGCCCACCGCTCTGATCGGCAACGACGCTTTTCAGGAAGCAGACATGGTCGGTATCACCCGGCCGGTAACCAAGCACAATTATCTAGTCAAGGATATCAAGGATCTTGCCAGAATAATCAAAGAGGCCTTCTATATCGCCCGTACCGGTCGTCCCGGGCCTGTATTGGTTGATCTGCCCAAAGACGTGCAGATCGCCACTGCCAAATTTGCCTATCCCGAGACCGTCGAATTGCGTGGTTACAAACCGACTTACAGCGGCAACACCCGTCAGATCGAAAAAGCGGTCAAGATGATATTGAGCGCCAAAAAGCCAGTGGTTTACGTGGGCGGTGGTGTCACGCTTTCGAATTCCTCCCATGAATTGAAGGACTTTGCCGAGGCGCTGCAGGCACCGGTGACGACCACGCTGATGGGGATGGCTTCTTTTCCCAAAAAGCATCCCCTGTCTTTGGGGATGCTCGGCATGCACGGCACCTACTACGCCAATATGGCTGTAACCAATTCGGACCTGCTGGTGGCCATCGGCGCCCGCTTCGATGATCGGGTTACTGGGAAGATCGCAACTTTTGCTCCCCATGCCAAAATCATTCATATCGATATCGATCCCACCTCGATCAAGAAGAACGTCAGGGTGGACCTGCCTATTGTCGGCGACGTTCAGGATGTGCTGCAGAAGATGATTGCCAAACTCGCCGAGCATGGCGACGAGGTCAAGGTTCATATTGACGAGACCTCGACCTGGCGGCAGGAAATTGACGGCTGGAAAAAACAGCACCCCATGTCTTACAAGAACTCCAAGAGCGTGATCAAGCCGCAGTTCGTCATTGAGAAAATCCGCGAACTGACCCGTGACGATGCCATCATCACGACGGAAGTCGGTCAGCACCAGATGTGGACGGCGCAATTCTTTGACTTTACCCAACCCCGGACTTTTCTCAGTTCCGGCGGCTTGGGAACCATGGGGTTTGGCCTGCCTTCGGCCCTCGGCGCCCAGGCGGCTTTCCCTGACCGGCAGGTCATCGATATCTCCGGAGATGGTTCCTTTCAGATGAATTCTCAGGAACTCGCCACGTTGGTTCAGTATCGGCTACCGGTCAAAATCGTTATTCTCAACAACAACTTCCTTGGTATGGTTCGGCAATGGCAGCAGCTCTTTTTTGACCGTCGGTACAGCCAGACCTGTATGGAGTTGCCCATTGATTTTGTCAAACTTGCTGAGGCTTATGGGGCGACGGGGTTGAGTACCAGCAAGCCGGAAGAGGTGGAGAGTGTGATTCAAAAAGCGCTTGAGACTCCCGGTCCGGTCATCATGGAGTTCAAGATCGCCCGTGAAGAGAATGTTTTGCCCATGGTTCCGGCCGGAGCCGGTCTTAATGAAATGGTGTTGGCCTCCTAG
- the ilvN gene encoding acetolactate synthase small subunit has product MKHTISVLVENEFGVLSRVAGLFSGRGFNIESLSVAPTVDPSISRITLVTRGDEQILEQINKQLNKLISTIKVIDFTGQEFVERELALIKVTAEEETRAEVLRIADIFRAKVVDVTARSYTIEVTGAPGKVDAILELLRPMGIKELVRSGPVVLGRGPKSWKGA; this is encoded by the coding sequence ATGAAACATACGATTTCTGTACTGGTCGAAAATGAGTTTGGTGTTCTGTCCCGCGTGGCAGGCTTGTTTTCCGGCCGGGGATTCAATATTGAGAGTCTTTCCGTAGCCCCGACGGTAGATCCGAGTATCTCGCGAATTACCCTGGTGACCCGTGGGGATGAACAAATTCTTGAGCAGATCAACAAGCAGCTCAATAAACTGATCAGCACCATCAAGGTGATCGACTTTACCGGGCAGGAGTTTGTCGAGCGAGAACTGGCCCTGATCAAGGTGACGGCCGAAGAGGAAACACGCGCCGAAGTACTTCGTATCGCGGACATTTTTCGAGCCAAAGTTGTCGATGTGACAGCGCGATCCTACACGATCGAAGTAACCGGGGCGCCGGGGAAAGTGGATGCCATTCTCGAATTGCTGCGTCCCATGGGCATCAAGGAACTGGTCCGGTCCGGTCCGGTCGTGCTCGGGCGGGGCCCGAAAAGCTGGAAAGGCGCCTGA
- the ilvC gene encoding ketol-acid reductoisomerase: MKVYYDKDANLDVLKGKKVAVIGYGSQGHAHSNNLKDSGVDVIVGLRKGSASWAKAEKAGLQVLETSEAAKVADVLMILVPDELQGDMYREEIEPFMKKGAYLAFGHGFNIHFGQIVPKADVNVFMVAPKGPGHMVRHEYTKGGGVPSLIAIYQDPTKDTKEVALAYASANGGGRAGIIETTFKEETETDLFGEQAVLCGGASALVQAGFETLVEAGYAPEMAYFECLHELKLIVDLMYEGGIANMRYSISNTAEYGDLTRGPMVVTPETKKAMKEILRQIQEGEFAREFMLENKANKPVLSALRRKGAEHPIEEVGARLRSMMSWIGKNKIVDKERN, from the coding sequence ATGAAGGTTTATTACGACAAAGACGCCAATCTCGACGTTCTCAAAGGCAAGAAAGTTGCCGTTATCGGCTATGGAAGCCAGGGCCACGCCCACTCCAACAATCTTAAGGACAGCGGCGTCGACGTGATCGTTGGTCTGCGCAAAGGCAGTGCCTCCTGGGCCAAAGCCGAAAAGGCCGGCCTGCAGGTGTTGGAGACCTCTGAGGCGGCCAAGGTTGCCGATGTGCTGATGATTCTCGTCCCTGATGAACTGCAGGGCGACATGTACCGTGAAGAGATTGAACCTTTTATGAAAAAAGGGGCATATCTCGCCTTCGGTCACGGCTTTAATATCCACTTCGGGCAGATCGTCCCCAAAGCCGATGTGAATGTCTTCATGGTGGCTCCCAAGGGACCCGGCCATATGGTGCGTCACGAGTACACCAAAGGGGGGGGAGTTCCTTCTTTGATTGCCATTTACCAGGATCCCACCAAGGACACCAAGGAAGTCGCTCTGGCCTATGCCAGCGCCAACGGCGGCGGCCGGGCTGGTATCATTGAGACCACCTTCAAGGAGGAGACGGAAACGGACCTCTTCGGGGAGCAGGCCGTTCTTTGCGGTGGCGCCAGCGCGCTGGTGCAGGCGGGCTTTGAAACCCTCGTTGAAGCCGGATATGCTCCGGAGATGGCCTACTTCGAGTGTCTTCACGAACTGAAGCTCATTGTTGACCTGATGTATGAAGGGGGTATCGCCAACATGCGTTACTCCATTTCCAACACAGCCGAATACGGGGATCTGACACGTGGGCCCATGGTTGTCACGCCCGAGACCAAAAAGGCGATGAAAGAGATCCTTCGCCAGATTCAGGAAGGCGAATTCGCTCGCGAGTTCATGCTGGAAAACAAGGCTAACAAGCCCGTTCTCTCCGCCTTGCGCCGCAAGGGGGCCGAGCATCCCATTGAAGAGGTCGGTGCCAGGTTGCGCAGCATGATGAGCTGGATCGGAAAAAATAAGATCGTCGATAAAGAGCGTAACTAG
- a CDS encoding phosphatidylserine decarboxylase family protein yields MRNQNQIVAVEGYPFIGIFAFVTLVFALLDWGFLTFVSLCLTLFTVYFFRNPERHLPPDEEAVVAPADGKIIFVGNVMEERFFKEEVTKVSIFMSVFNVHVNRVPFPGKVLDMFYNKGEFFNASLDKASLQNEQAGILLETPGGQKLLFVQIAGLVARRIVTYPVIGSILEKGARYGLIRFGSRVDIYFPPGAEVTSVVGDNTIGGETVIGYIR; encoded by the coding sequence ATGCGCAATCAGAACCAGATCGTTGCCGTGGAAGGATATCCATTTATCGGGATATTTGCCTTTGTTACGCTGGTGTTCGCTCTACTGGATTGGGGCTTCCTGACCTTTGTAAGCTTGTGCCTGACCCTTTTCACTGTCTATTTCTTCCGTAACCCGGAGCGGCACCTTCCCCCGGACGAGGAGGCGGTGGTGGCGCCTGCCGACGGCAAGATCATCTTTGTTGGCAACGTGATGGAAGAGCGCTTCTTCAAGGAAGAAGTCACCAAGGTCAGCATTTTCATGTCCGTTTTTAACGTGCATGTGAACCGGGTACCTTTCCCCGGCAAGGTGCTTGATATGTTTTACAACAAGGGCGAGTTTTTCAACGCTTCGCTCGACAAGGCCAGCTTGCAGAATGAGCAGGCCGGTATCCTGCTGGAGACCCCTGGCGGCCAAAAACTTCTTTTTGTACAAATCGCTGGTCTGGTCGCCCGCCGCATCGTCACCTATCCCGTCATCGGGTCAATTCTCGAAAAAGGCGCGCGCTACGGCCTGATCCGTTTTGGTTCTAGGGTCGACATCTATTTCCCTCCTGGGGCCGAGGTGACTTCGGTCGTGGGAGACAATACCATCGGTGGCGAAACCGTTATCGGCTATATCCGATAG